A single window of Bombyx mori chromosome 9, ASM3026992v2 DNA harbors:
- the LOC101746813 gene encoding DNA polymerase zeta catalytic subunit isoform X5, whose product MSSLQLSHHNPEFSVRIVVCDHYMTKPTAGLDVTYSEFRGTDIKQVPVLRIFGPAKDGYKACLHIHGVFPYFYIPCPTQNPEPQLLYQIAASLDKALNIAMKQATSSNQHVYKISLVKGLPFYGYHDKEHLYLKVFLYSPGLIKQAVELFSSGAILGQTFQPHESHLNFTLQFFIDFNLFGMSDIDLQSVQFRKSGLSQKSNEVLFDTKENTLTSESSCHYEADCMASHIINRQRIGKGDGIENPGLEEVWNQELERRKQLNMSLASKSLSQGLTSLKQVETDSHYKFENIFAVKLSNKIDKPVLLEHAYYPAETLGDTQLFKAVDVSIHLPSKDLDLTLNRTTKMNLNENEEEDLDTTIVDENLVLNSSMSLQYSQVLLNSEDMELIDMLHDMDQQRVEEDSIMGTPANQDQEVDVELDDAEYSRIFNDDSVCHDQNESENNGSPLSWHDSFWDGANIPQLDGTFDNDHVTKVRKKRRRTLQLGLSRPKKKNERVNNPTNTDSNIDTSEIDEINVSRETADGDVCISELVRASKISKTSIENTEIKSEETIIDAVSRITAKQNIVKLMNKSEIYDLQNKFVPTAGPSNKPVDCDNTEMGNSSNNELELSPDGNELGIVSFYDASKVFDDSFNQTFLQEQTNCDDCSDIIANEYEKQEDYDKFKDTELKLDVSVNEKLDTGIKIFTPTVKPPTKNEMEAKYKIRKTKQVQPFFSDYKDVGDKVEIGQLVLKLHSNLSRDQKPFEKVLETESIENWRKLLFLQKYATQDDYKPDTLRTLLAGNSRYVIQPVVRPPTSEQVKKWINEQKALQLLSQFSSEQAISKNMDDFNNSQALGLNEDEINSSIVSIENCESGKPDNSFQITLNTDGSFLCFGNTDNCKDNNSCEVATVNADFLTSMVIEVHTSVRGDMHPDPAVDPIKAVFYSVINDCPNNHFLKKSLTGIIVVDSSSRKYLDGCVFNVPVIYISNEIEAIDEVIKLVNLHDPDIMCGYEIEMNSWGYVLERAEILGLDVLKDLSRITEKNRQKRWIKNESDYEGRIIGRVIFNVWRLFRHELALSSYSFENCMYEVLNERVPSYSYAQLSDWWCDESKMLRWIPVDYYLTKLSGTVRMLQKLDIINRTSELARLFGLQWWEVLSRGSQFRVESLMLRATRPLNVIALSPTIKQRSTMRAPETLPLIFEPESRFYSDPVIVLDFQSLYPSMMISYNYCFSTCIGRVQNINGETAYEFGAWRLRIPRSKLEALVKNSLIHWSPVGIGFVKTSVRRGVLPALLRRILAARQAVKKSMKMQKDEAVKKAMHSRQLGLKLIANVTYGYTAANFSGRMPCVEVADSVVAKGRETLERAIKLVRENTTWNAKVIYGDTDSMFVLVPGRSRLEAFEIGQQIADAVTADNPPPVALKLEKVYQPCILQTKKRYVGFMFESPDQEKPTYEAKGIETVRRDGCPAGVK is encoded by the exons atgagtTCATTGCAGT TAAGTCACCATAATCCGGAGTTTTCAGTGCGCATTGTCGTATGTGATCATTATATGACGAAACCAACTGCAGGTCTGGATGTTACTTATTCAGAATTCAGAGGAACTGACATCAAACAG GTACCAGTTCTCAGAATATTTGGACCAGCAAAAGATGGGTACAAGGCCTGTTTACATATTCATGGGGTATTTCCCTATTTCTACATACCATGTCCAACTCAAAATCCAGAGCCGCAACTTTTGTATCAG ATAGCAGCAAGTTTGGATAAAGCTTTAAATATAGCCATGAAACAGGCAACATCTTCCAATCAACATGTTTACAAAATATCACTAGTCAAAGGCTT ACCTTTTTACGGATACCATGATAAAGAGCATTTATATCTGAAAGTTTTTCTGTACAGTCCTGGGTTAATAAAGCAAGCAGTTGAACTCTTCAGTTCTGGGGCTATTTTAGGCCAGACATTTCAACCTCACGAATCACATCTAAACTTCACATTACAATTCTTTATAGATTTCAATCTTTTCGGAATGAGCGACATCGATTTGCAAAGCGTACAATTCCGAAAATCTGGTCTTTCTCAAAAGAGCAATGAAGTTTTATTTGATACAAAAGAAAATACTTTAACCTCGGAAAGCAGTTGCCATTACGAAGCTGACTGTATGGCTTCTCATATTATTAACCGTCAACGAATAGGTAAAGGAGATGGTATAGAAAATCCAGGATTAGAAGAAGTTTGGAACCAAGAGTTGGAAAGGCGGAAACAGTTAAATATGTCTTTAGCCTCAAAGTCACTCTCTCAAGGTCTTACTTCTTTAAAACAAGTAGAGACAGATTCACACTACAAATTCGAAAATATATTTGCCgtaaaattatcaaataaaattgataagCCTGTTCTTCTAGAGCACGCTTATTATCCAGCTGAGACTCTAGGAGATACGCAGCTGTTTAAAGCAGTTGATGTATCAATACATCTGCCTAGTAAAGACCTAGATTTGACCTTAAATAGAACgacaaaaatgaatttaaatgaaaacgaGGAAGAAGATTTGGATACCACCATTGTTGATGAAAATTTAGTCCTAAACAGTTCCATGTCTTTACAATACAGTCAAGTTTTGT TAAACAGTGAAGATATGGAATTAATTGATATGTTGCATGATATGGACCAACAACGTGTTGAGGAAGACAGCATCATGGGGACTCCAGCAAACCAAGATCAAGAAGTTGATGTCGAATTAGATGATGCAGAATACTCTAGGATATTTAATGATGATTCTGTTTGTCATGATCAAAATGAAAg TGAAAATAATGGCAGTCCTTTGTCTTGGCACGACTCTTTCTGGGATGGAGCTAATATTCCACAATTAGACGGCACATTCGACAACGACC ATGTCACAAAAGTTCGGAAAAAAAGAAGACGAACTCTTCAATTAGGGTTATCTAggccaaagaaaaaaaacgaaagggTAAATAATCCAACAAATACAGATTCTAATATAGACACTAGTGAAATAGACGAGATAAACGTTTCCAGAGAAACTGCTGATGGTGATGTATGTATCTCAGAACTAGTAAGGGCTAGCAAAATTTCAAAAACGTCAATAGAAAACACTGAAATTAAATCAGAAGAAACAATCATAGATGCAGTGTCTAGAATAACGGCTAAGCAAAATATTGTCAAGCTGATGAATAAATCTGAAATTTAcgatttacaaaacaaattcgTACCAACAGCAGGTCCCTCTAATAAACCCGTTGATTGTGACAACACGGAAATGGGTAATTCATCAAATAACGAATTAGAATTATCACCTGATGGTAATGAACTAGGTATAGTTAGCTTTTATGATGCATCTAAAGTGTTTGATGATTCTTTTAATCAAACATTTTTACAAGAACAGACAAATTGTGATGACTGTTCTGATATTATTGCAAATGAATATGAAAAACAAGAAGACTATGACAAATTTAAAGATACGGAACTAAAATTAGATGTATCAGTAAACGAAAAACTAGACACtggtattaaaatttttactcCAACCGTAAAGCCAccaactaaaaatgaaatggAAGCTAAATATAAAATCCGAAAAACAAAACAGGTTCAACCATTTTTTTCTGATTATAAAGATGTTGGAGATAAAGTAGAAATCGGCCAATTGGTTTTAAAATTGCACAGTAATTTGTCACGCGACCAAAAACCGTTTGAAAAAGTATTGGAAACTGAAAGCATTGAAAATTGGAGAAAACTATTATTTCTACAAAAGTATGCAACACAAGACGACTACAAACCAGACACGCTGAGAACATTGTTAGCAGGAAATTCAAGATATGTTATACAGCCTGTTGTGAGACCTCCAACGAGTGAGCAAGTAAAGAAATGGATAAATGAACAAAAAGCTCTCCAACTATTGTCACAATTTAGCTCAGAACAAGCAATTTCCAAAAACATGGACGATTTCAATAATTCTCAAGCTTTAGGTTTAAATGAAGATGAAATTAATAGTAGTATCGTAAGCATCGAAAATTGCGAAAGT GGAAAACCAGACAACAGTtttcaaataacattaaatactgACGGATCTTTCCTTTGCTTTGGAAATACTGATAACTGTAAAGATAATAATTCCTGCGAAGTAGCCACAGTGAAc GCGGACTTTCTCACTTCAATGGTTATTGAAGTCCACACTTCTGTGAGAGGTGATATGCATCCAGATCCGGCGGTAGATCCAATAAAAGCTGTGTTTTACTCTGTTATCAATGACTGCCCGAATAATCATTtcctaaaaaaatctttaacgGGAATCATTGTGGTCGATTCAAGTTCCCGAAAATATTTAGATGGGTGCGTATTCAATGTTCCTGTAATCTACATTAGTAATGAAATTGAAGCCATCGATGAAGTAATTAAATTAGTAAACCTACATGATCCAGACATAATGTGCGGTTATGAAATAGAAATGAATTCTTGGGGATACGTATTGGAAAGAGCTGAGATTCTTGGGTTGGATGTTTTAAAAGATTTATCTAGAATTACCGAGAAGAACAGACAAAAACGTTGGATCAAAAATGAATCCGATTACGAAGGTAGAATTATTGGGAGAGTTATATTCAATGTGTGGCGTTTGTTTCGTCACGAACTGGCATTATCAAGCTACAGTTTCGAGAATTGTATGTACGAAGTATTGAATGAACGAGTACCGTCATACAGCTATGCGCAACTGTCGGATTGGTGGTGCGACGAATCGAAAATGTTAAGATGGATTCCCGTCGATTATTATTTGACCAAACTGTCGGGTACAGTCAGAATGCTACAGAAATTGGATATCATAA ATAGAACGTCGGAACTGGCCAGATTGTTTGGTCTGCAGTGGTGGGAAGTTTTGTCCAGAGGATCACAGTTCCGTGTCGAATCTCTGATGCTACGAGCGACCAGACCTCTCAATGTTATTGCTCTATCCCCAACTATAAAACAGAGATCTACCATGCGAGCCCCTGAAACTTTGCCTCTTATATTTGAACCGG AATCTCGATTCTACTCGGATCCAGTGATTGTCCTAGATTTTCAGAGTCTGTATCCTTCGATGATGATTTCCTACAACTATTGCTTCTCAACGTGTATCGGTCGCGTGCAGAATATTAATgg CGAAACGGCCTATGAGTTCGGGGCATGGCGCTTAAGGATTCCTAGATCAAAGTTAGAAGCTCTTGTTAAAAACTCCCTAATACATTGGTCGCCGGTTGGGATTGGATTTGTTAAAACGTCGGTTCGGAGAGGCGTACTGCCAGCGCTCTTGAGGAGAATACTCGCTGCTAGACAAGCAGTTAAGAAAAGTATGAAAATGCAGAAAGATGAGGCAGTAAAGAAAGCGATGCATTCCAGACAATTAG GTTTAAAATTAATAGCCAACGTGACATACGGATATACAGCTGCGAACTTCAGTGGACGTATGCCTTGCGTGGAAGTCGCCGATAGTGTCGTGGCTAAAGGCAGAGAAACGCTTGAAAGAGCCATAAAATTAGTTCGGGAAAATACTACATGGAATGCCAAG gtTATATACGGTGACACTGATTCAATGTTCGTGTTGGTGCCCGGCAGGAGTCGTTTAGAAGCATTCGAAATCGGTCAGCAGATAGCCGATGCTGTGACTGCAGATAACCCTCCACCAGTTGCACTTAAATTAGAAAAG GTATATCAACCGTGCATTCTGCAAACGAAAAAACGCTACGTTGGCTTTATGTTCGAGAGTCCCGATCAAGAGAAACCCACGTATGAAGCAAAAGGAATAGAAACAGTCCGAAGAGACGGCTGTCCCGCTGGAGTAAAG TGA
- the LOC101746813 gene encoding DNA polymerase zeta catalytic subunit isoform X6 yields the protein MSSLQLSHHNPEFSVRIVVCDHYMTKPTAGLDVTYSEFRGTDIKQVPVLRIFGPAKDGYKACLHIHGVFPYFYIPCPTQNPEPQLLYQIAASLDKALNIAMKQATSSNQHVYKISLVKGLPFYGYHDKEHLYLKVFLYSPGLIKQAVELFSSGAILGQTFQPHESHLNFTLQFFIDFNLFGMSDIDLQSVQFRKSGLSQKSNEVLFDTKENTLTSESSCHYEADCMASHIINRQRIGKGDGIENPGLEEVWNQELERRKQLNMSLASKSLSQGLTSLKQVETDSHYKFENIFAVKLSNKIDKPVLLEHAYYPAETLGDTQLFKAVDVSIHLPSKDLDLTLNRTTKMNLNENEEEDLDTTIVDENLVLNSSMSLQYSQVLLNSEDMELIDMLHDMDQQRVEEDSIMGTPANQDQEVDVELDDAEYSRIFNDDSVCHDQNESENNGSPLSWHDSFWDGANIPQLDGTFDNDHVTKVRKKRRRTLQLGLSRPKKKNERVNNPTNTDSNIDTSEIDEINVSRETADGDVCISELVRASKISKTSIENTEIKSEETIIDAVSRITAKQNIVKLMNKSEIYDLQNKFVPTAGPSNKPVDCDNTEMGNSSNNELELSPDGNELGIVSFYDASKVFDDSFNQTFLQEQTNCDDCSDIIANEYEKQEDYDKFKDTELKLDVSVNEKLDTGIKIFTPTVKPPTKNEMEAKYKIRKTKQVQPFFSDYKDVGDKVEIGQLVLKLHSNLSRDQKPFEKVLETESIENWRKLLFLQKYATQDDYKPDTLRTLLAGNSRYVIQPVVRPPTSEQVKKWINEQKALQLLSQFSSEQAISKNMDDFNNSQALGLNEDEINSSIVSIENCESGKPDNSFQITLNTDGSFLCFGNTDNCKDNNSCEVATVNADFLTSMVIEVHTSVRGDMHPDPAVDPIKAVFYSVINDCPNNHFLKKSLTGIIVVDSSSRKYLDGCVFNVPVIYISNEIEAIDEVIKLVNLHDPDIMCGYEIEMNSWGYVLERAEILGLDVLKDLSRITEKNRQKRWIKNESDYEGRIIGRVIFNVWRLFRHELALSSYSFENCMYEVLNERVPSYSYAQLSDWWCDESKMLRWIPVDYYLTKLSGTVRMLQKLDIINRTSELARLFGLQWWEVLSRGSQFRVESLMLRATRPLNVIALSPTIKQRSTMRAPETLPLIFEPESRFYSDPVIVLDFQSLYPSMMISYNYCFSTCIGRVQNINGETAYEFGAWRLRIPRSKLEALVKNSLIHWSPVGIGFVKTSVRRGVLPALLRRILAARQAVKKSMKMQKDEAVKKAMHSRQLGLKLIANVTYGYTAANFSGRMPCVEVADSVVAKGRETLERAIKLVRENTTWNAKVIYGDTDSMFVLVPGRSRLEAFEIGQQIADAVTADNPPPVALKLEKLSAQHSLLSLSYRHSHTPSMSSSVDTTSNIDL from the exons atgagtTCATTGCAGT TAAGTCACCATAATCCGGAGTTTTCAGTGCGCATTGTCGTATGTGATCATTATATGACGAAACCAACTGCAGGTCTGGATGTTACTTATTCAGAATTCAGAGGAACTGACATCAAACAG GTACCAGTTCTCAGAATATTTGGACCAGCAAAAGATGGGTACAAGGCCTGTTTACATATTCATGGGGTATTTCCCTATTTCTACATACCATGTCCAACTCAAAATCCAGAGCCGCAACTTTTGTATCAG ATAGCAGCAAGTTTGGATAAAGCTTTAAATATAGCCATGAAACAGGCAACATCTTCCAATCAACATGTTTACAAAATATCACTAGTCAAAGGCTT ACCTTTTTACGGATACCATGATAAAGAGCATTTATATCTGAAAGTTTTTCTGTACAGTCCTGGGTTAATAAAGCAAGCAGTTGAACTCTTCAGTTCTGGGGCTATTTTAGGCCAGACATTTCAACCTCACGAATCACATCTAAACTTCACATTACAATTCTTTATAGATTTCAATCTTTTCGGAATGAGCGACATCGATTTGCAAAGCGTACAATTCCGAAAATCTGGTCTTTCTCAAAAGAGCAATGAAGTTTTATTTGATACAAAAGAAAATACTTTAACCTCGGAAAGCAGTTGCCATTACGAAGCTGACTGTATGGCTTCTCATATTATTAACCGTCAACGAATAGGTAAAGGAGATGGTATAGAAAATCCAGGATTAGAAGAAGTTTGGAACCAAGAGTTGGAAAGGCGGAAACAGTTAAATATGTCTTTAGCCTCAAAGTCACTCTCTCAAGGTCTTACTTCTTTAAAACAAGTAGAGACAGATTCACACTACAAATTCGAAAATATATTTGCCgtaaaattatcaaataaaattgataagCCTGTTCTTCTAGAGCACGCTTATTATCCAGCTGAGACTCTAGGAGATACGCAGCTGTTTAAAGCAGTTGATGTATCAATACATCTGCCTAGTAAAGACCTAGATTTGACCTTAAATAGAACgacaaaaatgaatttaaatgaaaacgaGGAAGAAGATTTGGATACCACCATTGTTGATGAAAATTTAGTCCTAAACAGTTCCATGTCTTTACAATACAGTCAAGTTTTGT TAAACAGTGAAGATATGGAATTAATTGATATGTTGCATGATATGGACCAACAACGTGTTGAGGAAGACAGCATCATGGGGACTCCAGCAAACCAAGATCAAGAAGTTGATGTCGAATTAGATGATGCAGAATACTCTAGGATATTTAATGATGATTCTGTTTGTCATGATCAAAATGAAAg TGAAAATAATGGCAGTCCTTTGTCTTGGCACGACTCTTTCTGGGATGGAGCTAATATTCCACAATTAGACGGCACATTCGACAACGACC ATGTCACAAAAGTTCGGAAAAAAAGAAGACGAACTCTTCAATTAGGGTTATCTAggccaaagaaaaaaaacgaaagggTAAATAATCCAACAAATACAGATTCTAATATAGACACTAGTGAAATAGACGAGATAAACGTTTCCAGAGAAACTGCTGATGGTGATGTATGTATCTCAGAACTAGTAAGGGCTAGCAAAATTTCAAAAACGTCAATAGAAAACACTGAAATTAAATCAGAAGAAACAATCATAGATGCAGTGTCTAGAATAACGGCTAAGCAAAATATTGTCAAGCTGATGAATAAATCTGAAATTTAcgatttacaaaacaaattcgTACCAACAGCAGGTCCCTCTAATAAACCCGTTGATTGTGACAACACGGAAATGGGTAATTCATCAAATAACGAATTAGAATTATCACCTGATGGTAATGAACTAGGTATAGTTAGCTTTTATGATGCATCTAAAGTGTTTGATGATTCTTTTAATCAAACATTTTTACAAGAACAGACAAATTGTGATGACTGTTCTGATATTATTGCAAATGAATATGAAAAACAAGAAGACTATGACAAATTTAAAGATACGGAACTAAAATTAGATGTATCAGTAAACGAAAAACTAGACACtggtattaaaatttttactcCAACCGTAAAGCCAccaactaaaaatgaaatggAAGCTAAATATAAAATCCGAAAAACAAAACAGGTTCAACCATTTTTTTCTGATTATAAAGATGTTGGAGATAAAGTAGAAATCGGCCAATTGGTTTTAAAATTGCACAGTAATTTGTCACGCGACCAAAAACCGTTTGAAAAAGTATTGGAAACTGAAAGCATTGAAAATTGGAGAAAACTATTATTTCTACAAAAGTATGCAACACAAGACGACTACAAACCAGACACGCTGAGAACATTGTTAGCAGGAAATTCAAGATATGTTATACAGCCTGTTGTGAGACCTCCAACGAGTGAGCAAGTAAAGAAATGGATAAATGAACAAAAAGCTCTCCAACTATTGTCACAATTTAGCTCAGAACAAGCAATTTCCAAAAACATGGACGATTTCAATAATTCTCAAGCTTTAGGTTTAAATGAAGATGAAATTAATAGTAGTATCGTAAGCATCGAAAATTGCGAAAGT GGAAAACCAGACAACAGTtttcaaataacattaaatactgACGGATCTTTCCTTTGCTTTGGAAATACTGATAACTGTAAAGATAATAATTCCTGCGAAGTAGCCACAGTGAAc GCGGACTTTCTCACTTCAATGGTTATTGAAGTCCACACTTCTGTGAGAGGTGATATGCATCCAGATCCGGCGGTAGATCCAATAAAAGCTGTGTTTTACTCTGTTATCAATGACTGCCCGAATAATCATTtcctaaaaaaatctttaacgGGAATCATTGTGGTCGATTCAAGTTCCCGAAAATATTTAGATGGGTGCGTATTCAATGTTCCTGTAATCTACATTAGTAATGAAATTGAAGCCATCGATGAAGTAATTAAATTAGTAAACCTACATGATCCAGACATAATGTGCGGTTATGAAATAGAAATGAATTCTTGGGGATACGTATTGGAAAGAGCTGAGATTCTTGGGTTGGATGTTTTAAAAGATTTATCTAGAATTACCGAGAAGAACAGACAAAAACGTTGGATCAAAAATGAATCCGATTACGAAGGTAGAATTATTGGGAGAGTTATATTCAATGTGTGGCGTTTGTTTCGTCACGAACTGGCATTATCAAGCTACAGTTTCGAGAATTGTATGTACGAAGTATTGAATGAACGAGTACCGTCATACAGCTATGCGCAACTGTCGGATTGGTGGTGCGACGAATCGAAAATGTTAAGATGGATTCCCGTCGATTATTATTTGACCAAACTGTCGGGTACAGTCAGAATGCTACAGAAATTGGATATCATAA ATAGAACGTCGGAACTGGCCAGATTGTTTGGTCTGCAGTGGTGGGAAGTTTTGTCCAGAGGATCACAGTTCCGTGTCGAATCTCTGATGCTACGAGCGACCAGACCTCTCAATGTTATTGCTCTATCCCCAACTATAAAACAGAGATCTACCATGCGAGCCCCTGAAACTTTGCCTCTTATATTTGAACCGG AATCTCGATTCTACTCGGATCCAGTGATTGTCCTAGATTTTCAGAGTCTGTATCCTTCGATGATGATTTCCTACAACTATTGCTTCTCAACGTGTATCGGTCGCGTGCAGAATATTAATgg CGAAACGGCCTATGAGTTCGGGGCATGGCGCTTAAGGATTCCTAGATCAAAGTTAGAAGCTCTTGTTAAAAACTCCCTAATACATTGGTCGCCGGTTGGGATTGGATTTGTTAAAACGTCGGTTCGGAGAGGCGTACTGCCAGCGCTCTTGAGGAGAATACTCGCTGCTAGACAAGCAGTTAAGAAAAGTATGAAAATGCAGAAAGATGAGGCAGTAAAGAAAGCGATGCATTCCAGACAATTAG GTTTAAAATTAATAGCCAACGTGACATACGGATATACAGCTGCGAACTTCAGTGGACGTATGCCTTGCGTGGAAGTCGCCGATAGTGTCGTGGCTAAAGGCAGAGAAACGCTTGAAAGAGCCATAAAATTAGTTCGGGAAAATACTACATGGAATGCCAAG gtTATATACGGTGACACTGATTCAATGTTCGTGTTGGTGCCCGGCAGGAGTCGTTTAGAAGCATTCGAAATCGGTCAGCAGATAGCCGATGCTGTGACTGCAGATAACCCTCCACCAGTTGCACTTAAATTAGAAAAG ctgtcagctcaacactcactcctctctctctcatatcgtcattcacacactccatccatgtcttcttcggtcgacacAACAAGCAACATAGATTTATAA